A segment of the Mastacembelus armatus chromosome 7, fMasArm1.2, whole genome shotgun sequence genome:
ACATAAAGTCAGGTTAGTCCTTGTGAGAAAAGGTGCAGAGAGAAATCTTGGTGTAAACCTGACCTTGGTGTTGCACCACTCTGTTATGCACTCCCAGCAGAACAGGTGTCCAcagggggtggaggtggagtgcctcctctcctccagaCACAGGATACAGCTGGCAGCTCTGGGCCTTGTGCTCTGAGTGTGCTGAGGACTGGACACAGATGGTTCATCATCAAACTCAGCTCATTTCTGTCATGAAGGTCTTTTTTACCCTGCTTCAGTTTTAAAAGTAGTTCTTGCAGAGTCTTGGATGTAATACATGGAAATCTGCCTAGAGTACAACCAGCATCCAAAAACATCTTAATGATTCTGCTGCGTGCTGAAAATTAACTGTTGTCTTTTTAAATTCCAAAACTATTTGTCAGATTCCAGTAAATTCTTTATCATAGAAAAGGGAtcagttattattttttaaaattcttccCTTAAATGAAACGGTCAGTCAGgtcattttctatattaacaGTATTTCCAAGATATTGACAAACATTAATTGTGACCAAATGGAGTTCATGGAGTCAATGTGAAGGTAGTGTAGAAAACAGTTAATACAGAAAATGAGTGGACTAATCCTTTAGGACCAGATGGTACATCATACAAATCTGCAGAGCTTTGTCCACAGGTCTGGTTTTGGCTCTGGTCCTGGCCCTGTACCTGAGGTTCCTGTAGAGCTTCCACTCTTGCctggctctctgtctctgcctgaaGTTGttgagctgcagacacacagtgatGAGCAGCTGGAGGAGGGACACGGCCCCCAGCAGCCTGTAGCTGTTCCTGATGGCCCTGTCATCGCCGCTCTGCCCCATCACACGCAGCTACACACAAGAGTTCATTTATGTAGATATAACATGATGGACAATCTGTGTATTCCATATCAACACTGTGCCTGCTCAACAAACATTAGGCTAATTAACTGTAATCTAACAATGGCTATGAGATCTGTTGCCATGCtgaaaaacctaaaaacaaGCAAGATATATTTAGCTTTCGATGTAGGTCTACTGTATGAATCTGTTATATGTTTATGTacccagaggaaaaaaaaaaaaatcacctacATAGCTGATCCCTGACACCCTCTTGGACAGGTGATAAAAAGAGCCACTGATGTAGAACAGAGCCACGTGGAATCGGTGCCAGAGGGTCAGACCCTGGCGGAGGACAAACACAGCTGGCAGGCACACTCTCCTCTGGGGGTCTGACAACAGCCCCACTGCCTTCTGAGTCCATCTCCTAAGCCAAGACTCCAGGCTCCATAACCTGGACGCCGCCTGCCGCCGTCTGACCCCAGTGTCCTGCCCCCCTTCTAGCTCATTCTCCAGACACACCAGGACTTTGTCCAGGAGGTAAGGCAAGAACGCGTGGGAGAGAATAAACAGGCCTCGTCTGGTCTGGGATGGAATCTGTCGTTTAGTAGGATCCACCTGGACGATGCTGACGTACTCTTCACCCAGGGTTTGGTAACCTGATAAGGACCAATGACACAAATACAGATGTTCTTATGATAATACAAACATGTTTGAGTTCAGGATAAATGTCGTGTTGGTTTGGCGGGTACCTACCTGAGAATGTTGTTAAGCCATAGTATGCCAGGTCTGACAGCAGCTCCACCTCTTTCCTCCAGTCCAGCCATCGTTTGGATCCTGCAGGAAATTAGACAAAGTTTCGGAACAAGTCTGAATTTCCTACAGAGTTAAAAAGATCATTTTCTGACCCAAAAGCTGATTTATTAACCTGATAACCAGCCAACTGTCCCACTGTAAAGATTAAAAGGTGATTCGAATAAACCACCCATGCAAATAATGAAAGACAGAGCTGACATAAACATCCAAACTCAAAGCAAACACTAAAGACCTGTCAGAACCAGTACCTGACCTTTTAATAATGAATTCCTGAGGTTGCTCAGCAGCTATCCCCCACAGTCAGCTCTGACCATACACGCTAAAACACACGGAAGAAGACCACAGCGTCCCAGCTTGTTAGACCTGAACACACTCACCAGCAAGTGTCTGAAAAGCTTCGTTGGCTTTGTTTCTCAGGACGGTTTGGTAATACTCGTCCTTCTGACTGGACCGAACCAACTGGGACTGGTTTGCAGGAGCGAGGGGCATCGTTAGCTACCATCAGACAAACCCAGATCCGTTAGTTCGAGTTCATAGCGAAGTATTCAAGTCCAAGtgtttcagacagaaaaaaaaccctctgTCGTTCAGCTCCGCACGGTTAGCATAAAAAGTGCTAAATGCTAATACTAGCAAACATTCAAGACGCCGTCGGTGCGGAAAAATAACATCGAACCACTTTTTTTCGTGCTGTGACCATAAGTCACTcagaattattaaaaatattctctTTATAAGTTTTCCTATAATTCCCTTTAGCTATATCCAGGAAATACGTGAAAAATCAAACAGAACTGTGATAATCAACCTCATAACCTACAGCGCCACGTAGTGGCCGGAGGACGAATAACGCGCTCACTGTCGAAAAAAATGCttggaaaatataataatttctCCTAATCagcttttatgttttgatttattaatgCATATGCAATTTGGTAATTCACTAATAATTCTCTTATTTATAGACGCAGGTTTATATCAATCATAAGTAATGTGGACaatcattttcatgcttttgtcacaataaagaaataagaaattatATGAGGAAGAAGTGGATTGACATGTAACAAAGGTCCCTGATTGGACTCGAACCAGGGATGTTCCAGTTCATTGTTGGGGACTTAACACTTAAGTTCCCACTAACATAAATTTTCcggcaaaaacaaaacacgtaTCACTTCTCAATTtagataataaaaagtacagtagTTACAGATGAATTGAATTTTTTGGCAGAGAGAATTCTTGATTGTTATTGgcatacacacacttatactGATATAGTAACACTGGTCAATACAGTGGCCTGGAAAATATATTGGTCAGGGTCAAGAAACAGTGTTAAAAATTACATCTAAATGTgcaatataattttttattttgtattacatATATTACTTGTGCTATGTACCTTTTAAATCCACATCTAAAAGTATTTACTGCAGTGGtttaacacagcagcagagtgtgacctctgtctGGGTAAGTAGGTAAAGtacattaattcatttattagtTCAAATGTGCTCTGCTGGGATCTGCCTAAAAAGTTGCAGAACCAGTTTCTTTGTCTTCCCGGTGCTGCTCCCTGAGCCACTTAGGTGTACTATAACCACTACAGAGACCATCCCATTATAAGCCCATTCCTGTTCTTTTACAGTGACTTTTCTCAGCACTTGTATCAACCCTTGGATAGTCTACCACACAGTCCTGTAGGTCAGGAAGTTGAACTTTGCTCTGAGTGTGAGGGGAGGAGCTCGGTTTTCGTTTCCCTCCTCCTTTAACATGGGAGCTGCTCGCTGTAAACGAAAGGTGGACGGTGTGGGAAGCACTTTGCTGCCTGGACTAAACCACTAACAACCACTTCGGGAGAGTCTCAGATTTCGAAAGGTAAGAGTAACTGCATGTACCTCATGTTCCTTTGTCTATCTGCAGTTTTCAGACATTTAACATCAAACTTTATTATTTGTTGGCAAAGCGTTAGAAAAGCCTGTTGACATGGCTTATCTGATTGCAGCTGCTGTGATTTACATGTTTAAATTGGATCGGATGTTGTGCTGAGACAGAAGATGCCCTTGAAGTTGGTTTTGATCAGATGAGAAAAAGGCTAAAGAGTTCCTCGACACTTTGGTTTTGTATCACTCAGTCA
Coding sequences within it:
- the pex10 gene encoding peroxisome biogenesis factor 10, which codes for MPLAPANQSQLVRSSQKDEYYQTVLRNKANEAFQTLAGSKRWLDWRKEVELLSDLAYYGLTTFSGYQTLGEEYVSIVQVDPTKRQIPSQTRRGLFILSHAFLPYLLDKVLVCLENELEGGQDTGVRRRQAASRLWSLESWLRRWTQKAVGLLSDPQRRVCLPAVFVLRQGLTLWHRFHVALFYISGSFYHLSKRVSGISYLRVMGQSGDDRAIRNSYRLLGAVSLLQLLITVCLQLNNFRQRQRARQEWKLYRNLSPQHTQSTRPRAASCILCLEERRHSTSTPCGHLFCWECITEWCNTKTECPLCREKFQPHRLVYLRNYS